A part of Lacibacter sp. H407 genomic DNA contains:
- a CDS encoding efflux RND transporter permease subunit, which yields MFNKFIKRPVLAIALSIVIVFMGLLAIKTSSVAQFPEIAPPRVNIFIEFPGSNADVLVKSTLTILERAINGVQGMQYILSDATSAGEATIEVIFEPGTDPTLAAVRVKSRVDQVMTNLPPLVQREGVIISPLQPSMLMYLNLYSEKNDVDEKFLFNYANTFILPELQRIKGMGLAQAIGSRSFAIRVWLNPERMRAYSISADEVLKAIDEQSVLARPGRVGLSSGKTAQSQEYVFTYKGWYNTPEQYQDIIIKANANGELLKLKDIAEVEVGSEFVDIYSNKDGHPSASLVLKQNPGSNASIVIDEVKAKLQELKKDFPPGIDYEINYDVSKFVDASIEKVLHTLVEAFILVAIVVFIFLGDWRSTFIPILAVPVSLIGAFTLMKFFGLSINLITLFALVLAIGVVVDDAIVVVEAVHVKMEEENLSPFAAVKKVIREISGAIIAITLVMISVFVPVAFMSGPVGVLYRQFSLTMASAIFISGFVALTLTPVLCAILLKNTHGKPKRKTPISMFLDWFNRTFERVTGKYTKFLTLIVNRRVVTFGVLIVFAFGIAGVNKVLPAGFIPSEDQGQIYAIIQTAPGTTLERTNEISRKLQLIARKIEGVASVTSLAGYEILTEGRGSNAGTCLINLKDWSERKQSVKEVIEELEKECKDLPANIEYFEPPAVPGYGTSDGFSLRLLDKGSDVDYQEFDKVNAEFLAELKKRKELNGLFSFYSAKYPQYEIFVDNELAMQKGVSVGDAMENMNVMIGSTYEQGFIRFNNYYKVYTQAGPEFRKQPSDILNMFIKNEHGEMVPYSAFMKIKKTQGPNEIARYNLYISSLINGIPAKSYSSGDAIRAIKEVASQKLPRGYDIAWEGLSYDEARRGNEALYLFLVVLFFVYLILAAQYESFLLPFAVLLSLPPGIFGSFLLLKSMGLANDVYAQVGLIMLVGLLGKNAVLIVEFAVQKHNKGATVLDAAIEGARARFRPILMTSFAFIAGLIPLVLATGPGAVGNHTIGASALGGMLFGTVFGVIIVPGLYFVFGKLSEGKHLIRDEDENPLSEDFVESRSEAALTKTIKKLIKRIRNTNTNENEHNS from the coding sequence ATGTTTAATAAGTTTATAAAAAGACCGGTTCTTGCTATTGCGCTATCTATCGTAATTGTTTTCATGGGACTGTTGGCTATTAAAACATCATCGGTTGCACAGTTTCCTGAAATAGCTCCACCCCGGGTAAATATCTTCATTGAGTTTCCCGGTTCTAATGCAGATGTATTGGTGAAATCAACACTTACCATTCTGGAGCGTGCTATTAATGGTGTACAGGGTATGCAATACATTTTGAGTGATGCTACCAGTGCAGGCGAAGCAACGATTGAAGTGATTTTTGAACCGGGCACCGATCCAACGCTCGCCGCTGTGCGAGTGAAATCAAGAGTTGATCAGGTAATGACCAACCTGCCTCCTTTGGTTCAACGGGAAGGGGTGATCATCTCTCCGTTACAACCAAGTATGTTGATGTATTTGAATCTTTACAGCGAGAAAAACGATGTTGATGAAAAGTTTTTATTCAACTATGCCAACACATTTATTTTGCCGGAGCTTCAACGGATCAAGGGAATGGGACTTGCTCAGGCAATTGGCAGTCGTTCGTTTGCAATACGTGTTTGGTTAAACCCTGAACGAATGAGAGCCTACAGCATTTCTGCTGATGAAGTGTTGAAAGCAATTGATGAGCAAAGTGTATTGGCAAGGCCGGGCAGGGTTGGCTTGAGCTCAGGAAAAACTGCACAATCGCAGGAATATGTTTTTACTTACAAAGGATGGTACAATACACCTGAGCAATACCAGGATATTATTATCAAGGCAAATGCCAATGGTGAACTACTGAAGCTGAAAGATATTGCTGAAGTTGAAGTAGGAAGTGAATTTGTTGATATCTACTCAAACAAAGATGGCCATCCTTCTGCATCGCTTGTACTGAAACAAAATCCCGGCAGTAATGCCAGTATCGTGATCGATGAAGTAAAAGCAAAACTGCAGGAGTTGAAAAAAGATTTTCCTCCGGGTATTGATTACGAGATCAACTACGATGTATCAAAATTTGTGGATGCATCCATTGAGAAAGTATTACACACATTGGTAGAAGCATTTATTCTTGTGGCCATTGTTGTGTTTATTTTTCTTGGTGATTGGCGATCTACATTCATTCCCATTCTTGCAGTTCCTGTATCACTCATTGGTGCATTTACATTGATGAAGTTCTTCGGCTTAAGTATTAACCTCATTACATTGTTTGCGTTGGTACTCGCCATTGGTGTGGTGGTGGATGATGCCATTGTGGTAGTAGAAGCAGTACATGTGAAGATGGAAGAAGAAAACCTCTCTCCTTTCGCTGCAGTTAAGAAAGTGATCCGTGAGATCAGTGGTGCCATCATTGCCATAACCTTAGTTATGATCTCGGTATTTGTTCCGGTTGCATTTATGAGCGGACCAGTGGGTGTACTCTATCGCCAGTTTTCATTGACCATGGCAAGTGCAATTTTCATTTCCGGTTTTGTGGCACTTACGCTTACACCGGTGTTATGTGCCATCTTACTCAAGAACACGCATGGCAAACCAAAACGGAAAACGCCGATCAGCATGTTTCTCGATTGGTTCAACAGAACGTTTGAACGTGTTACAGGTAAGTACACCAAATTTCTTACACTGATTGTAAACCGAAGAGTGGTTACGTTTGGCGTTTTAATTGTATTTGCGTTTGGTATTGCCGGCGTCAACAAAGTGTTACCTGCAGGATTTATTCCAAGTGAAGATCAGGGGCAGATCTATGCGATTATACAAACAGCACCCGGCACCACGCTTGAACGTACCAATGAAATATCCAGAAAGCTTCAACTGATTGCAAGGAAAATCGAAGGTGTTGCATCGGTAACTTCTCTTGCAGGTTATGAAATTCTTACGGAAGGACGTGGATCGAATGCAGGTACTTGTTTGATCAACTTAAAAGATTGGTCGGAGCGGAAACAATCTGTAAAAGAAGTGATCGAAGAGTTGGAAAAAGAATGCAAAGATCTTCCTGCCAATATCGAATACTTTGAGCCACCTGCTGTGCCGGGTTATGGTACATCGGATGGTTTCTCTCTGCGTTTATTAGACAAAGGCAGTGATGTAGATTACCAGGAATTCGACAAAGTAAATGCTGAGTTTTTAGCCGAACTGAAAAAAAGAAAAGAGTTGAATGGTTTATTTTCTTTTTACTCAGCTAAATATCCGCAATATGAAATTTTTGTAGATAACGAATTGGCCATGCAAAAAGGGGTTTCTGTTGGTGATGCCATGGAAAACATGAACGTCATGATCGGCAGCACCTACGAACAGGGCTTTATCCGGTTCAACAACTATTACAAAGTGTATACGCAGGCGGGTCCTGAGTTCAGGAAGCAGCCATCCGACATTCTCAACATGTTTATCAAAAATGAGCATGGTGAAATGGTTCCCTACTCAGCTTTCATGAAAATCAAAAAGACACAGGGGCCCAATGAAATTGCACGTTACAATTTATACATCTCGTCGTTGATAAATGGTATACCAGCGAAGAGCTACTCATCAGGTGATGCCATCAGGGCCATTAAAGAAGTAGCATCACAAAAATTACCACGTGGTTATGATATTGCATGGGAAGGTCTTTCATACGATGAAGCAAGAAGAGGAAACGAAGCCTTGTATTTATTTCTTGTTGTACTCTTCTTTGTGTATTTAATTCTGGCTGCACAGTATGAAAGTTTTCTGTTGCCGTTTGCAGTGTTGCTTTCGCTGCCACCCGGTATATTCGGTTCGTTCCTGTTATTAAAAAGTATGGGATTAGCGAATGATGTATATGCACAGGTTGGGCTTATTATGTTGGTTGGTTTGCTTGGCAAGAATGCGGTATTGATCGTTGAATTTGCAGTGCAGAAACACAACAAAGGCGCTACTGTACTTGATGCAGCCATTGAAGGTGCGAGAGCCCGTTTCCGTCCCATCTTAATGACATCGTTTGCATTTATTGCGGGTTTGATTCCATTGGTACTTGCAACAGGACCTGGTGCTGTGGGTAACCATACCATTGGTGCATCTGCATTGGGTGGTATGTTATTCGGAACCGTTTTCGGTGTCATCATTGTACCGGGACTCTACTTCGTATTCGGCAAACTGTCGGAAGGCAAACATCTCATCAGAGACGAAGATGAAAATCCGTTGAGTGAAGATTTTGTTGAAAGCCGTTCCGAGGCAGCACTTACGAAGACGATCAAAAAATTAATCAAACGAATCAGAAACACTAATACAAATGAAAATGAACATAACAGCTAA
- a CDS encoding TolC family protein, whose protein sequence is MNITAKYIALVVCIGWLGACKIPAVSSKQERKFTPAAYTNSQDTTNSVKLNWKNYFTDPNLLALIDTALRNNQELNITLREIEMSKNEIMARKGEYMPFLHLKAGAVADRAGNYTWDGISEEDWKSSPDKGHPYIGDFMVGTYFTWELDVWKKLRTAKKATVLRYLSTIEGKNFMVTTIIAEIANSYYELIAMDNLLAIIQQNIELQKNALQLVKLEKDAAKVTQLAVNRFEAQLLNTQNLQYEIQQQIVETENRINFLTGRFPQPVVRNSAAFNNLVLDPIFAGVPSQLLFYRPDIRRAELELAASKLDVQVAKANFYPSFSLTAGVGLQAFNPVYLIRPESILYNLAGDLVAPLINKNAIKTTYFNANEKQIQAVYRYERSILNAHIEVVNQLSRMDNFTKSYETKAKEVDILTQSITISNNLFRSARADYIEVLLTQREALESKIDLIEIKLKQLNAKVNIYKALGGGWN, encoded by the coding sequence ATGAACATAACAGCTAAATACATTGCACTTGTTGTTTGCATAGGTTGGCTGGGTGCCTGTAAAATACCTGCTGTTAGCAGTAAACAGGAAAGAAAATTTACTCCTGCGGCTTACACCAACTCGCAGGATACAACCAACTCGGTAAAATTAAATTGGAAAAACTATTTTACCGATCCCAATCTTCTTGCATTGATCGACACTGCTCTCCGTAATAACCAGGAGTTGAACATAACGTTACGTGAAATTGAAATGAGTAAGAATGAGATCATGGCACGGAAAGGTGAATACATGCCATTCCTTCATTTGAAAGCAGGTGCTGTTGCCGACAGAGCAGGTAACTACACATGGGATGGCATTTCGGAAGAAGACTGGAAATCAAGTCCGGATAAAGGTCATCCATACATTGGAGATTTCATGGTGGGTACCTACTTTACATGGGAACTGGATGTGTGGAAGAAATTACGTACTGCAAAAAAAGCAACCGTCCTGCGATATCTGTCAACCATTGAAGGAAAAAACTTTATGGTTACAACGATCATTGCAGAAATAGCCAACTCTTATTACGAGTTAATAGCGATGGATAATCTACTGGCGATTATTCAACAGAATATTGAGTTGCAAAAAAATGCATTGCAGCTTGTGAAGCTTGAGAAAGATGCTGCGAAGGTTACGCAGTTAGCTGTTAACCGCTTTGAAGCGCAATTGCTCAACACACAAAATCTGCAATATGAAATTCAACAGCAAATCGTTGAAACAGAGAACAGGATCAATTTTTTAACGGGACGATTTCCGCAACCTGTTGTACGTAATTCAGCTGCGTTTAACAACCTGGTGCTTGATCCGATCTTTGCAGGTGTGCCATCGCAACTGCTATTTTATCGTCCCGATATTCGACGAGCTGAGTTAGAACTTGCTGCATCGAAATTGGATGTGCAGGTGGCAAAGGCGAATTTCTATCCATCGTTCAGTCTTACGGCTGGTGTTGGTTTGCAGGCATTCAATCCGGTGTATCTGATCAGGCCGGAATCGATCCTTTATAATTTAGCAGGTGACCTGGTTGCACCATTAATCAATAAGAATGCAATTAAAACCACTTACTTTAATGCAAATGAAAAACAGATACAGGCTGTCTATCGTTATGAGCGTTCCATTTTAAATGCGCATATCGAAGTGGTGAATCAACTTTCAAGAATGGACAACTTCACGAAGAGTTATGAAACAAAAGCGAAAGAAGTGGATATCCTTACACAATCGATCACTATTTCAAACAACCTGTTCCGTTCTGCAAGAGCAGATTACATTGAAGTGTTGTTAACGCAACGGGAAGCATTGGAATCCAAAATCGATCTGATTGAGATTAAGCTGAAACAACTTAATGCCAAAGTAAATATTTATAAAGCGTTGGGAGGAGGATGGAATTAA
- a CDS encoding T9SS type B sorting domain-containing protein: MPTSKILLLLFTCIWLHASVDAQQAGSKPTPNSIRPRAFTENARAIDSIQSTNETANAGRRNHVSAPLTGAKLIRKENNPKQAIGQQLVPNYLLNNQQQATSFRTNAICYTISGRNFLKQDSLVLYTNDACKTKDGNVLVTGEFGEYTPYLIESGGYCIKTDIEGNVLWAKLYDSIEVGGTDYTYYTRVIELANGSILLAGRTKNKISGNDDFVLTKLDNNGNLIWLKTYEARLWQGFNGSGDSFPLTDLEEDPATGAIYFTGGLWGGISCVTKVSSLDGSISWSNGYDGYDSEQPFGIVINSDHVLLFDLVNGYYNQSYIQVTALNKTNGDTLFTKSVSQTGDASLARLYRGTQVVKLNNGHYRLCGPTTRYFQFPAFTGTIDLFHAGVIDLDENLNFVKAWGFKNRLEANGYNTKISLFPDGSGLFTMLDYVSSYNAETIICLFRDDQIYHQRKRLHANEGIPYEPASLQLADGGFLNIKLMGDSTKTGDQGSRIDYYRIHTSDTASLCIGLKDSSTSVYYFNFEPVNRRINSVLPNVFRESRVKKFEQWDFSLHPDPACVVVSNCDTLVLRSTATTICPGNNVTITIGKNKACGSLVPLEYDSSFVSSVTKLNDSTYSFHFNKPGKGFIRASLMGCELRKDSVFVEVLPAVYKLDIGADTVICPGNEVVLNAGAGFASYQWQDGTTDSIFTVVTPGTYYVTAINGCGTSYSDTVIVNDHPPIPMSIGADRTKCNNDTIQLNGPSGFINYSWLPNYQVSSTNTQTIIVNPAVDTSYVLRAELTPGCFAFDTVRVNVFRSPVISLGSDTSFCAGDSLLLNAGSGFVQYNWNNGSNAQQVTGYSAGVYSVEAITAEGCKSFDTLRIVNVFNNPVVRLDTDNAICAGSSKLLDAGSFAAYLWNDGSSARTLTVNQTGTYSVTVADNNGCVGSDTTSITALLPLPAGFLPADTSICTYDKLTLKPEQGFRSYLWDNNSTNSNVTITKPGLYWLTVTDQNGCVGSDSVLVAPKDCLAGIYVPNAFTPNNDNLNDVIYPIIGGTIVQYQFSIFNRWGKLVFTTNELGKGWNGIFAGYPQDPGLFTWKCTYQLEGDKPQVAKGFVMLIR, encoded by the coding sequence ATGCCCACTTCCAAAATCCTACTCTTGTTATTTACCTGTATATGGTTACATGCATCTGTTGATGCACAGCAAGCTGGCAGTAAACCAACTCCCAACTCAATACGGCCAAGGGCGTTTACGGAAAATGCCAGGGCGATCGATTCAATCCAATCCACCAATGAAACAGCAAATGCCGGCAGAAGGAATCATGTTTCAGCACCCCTTACAGGTGCAAAGCTAATTCGCAAAGAAAATAATCCAAAGCAGGCCATCGGGCAGCAACTCGTTCCAAACTATCTGTTGAATAACCAACAACAAGCGACTTCTTTCAGAACCAATGCCATTTGCTATACCATCTCCGGAAGAAATTTTTTGAAACAAGATTCGCTGGTACTTTATACAAATGACGCCTGCAAAACAAAAGATGGCAACGTGCTCGTAACCGGCGAATTTGGGGAATACACACCCTACCTGATAGAGAGCGGTGGCTATTGTATAAAAACGGATATCGAAGGTAACGTGCTATGGGCAAAGCTATACGACAGTATAGAAGTTGGCGGAACCGATTACACCTATTATACCAGAGTAATTGAATTAGCCAATGGCTCTATCTTACTTGCCGGGAGAACAAAAAACAAAATTTCCGGTAACGACGATTTTGTGTTGACCAAACTGGATAATAACGGCAACCTTATTTGGCTGAAAACTTATGAAGCGAGGTTATGGCAGGGTTTTAATGGCAGCGGAGATTCTTTTCCGCTAACCGATCTTGAAGAAGACCCGGCAACCGGTGCTATTTATTTTACAGGCGGTCTTTGGGGAGGTATCAGTTGTGTAACAAAAGTTTCCTCTTTGGATGGAAGTATTTCCTGGAGTAATGGTTATGACGGGTACGATAGTGAACAACCTTTTGGCATTGTTATTAACAGCGATCACGTGTTGTTGTTTGATCTTGTGAATGGTTATTATAACCAGAGCTATATTCAAGTGACAGCACTCAATAAAACGAATGGTGATACCTTATTTACCAAATCGGTCAGCCAAACAGGTGACGCATCGCTGGCCCGTTTATATAGAGGTACCCAAGTGGTGAAGTTGAACAACGGGCATTATCGTTTATGTGGTCCTACAACCCGGTATTTTCAATTTCCGGCTTTTACCGGAACAATCGATCTTTTTCATGCGGGTGTAATAGACCTGGATGAGAACCTCAATTTTGTGAAGGCCTGGGGGTTTAAAAACCGGCTGGAGGCCAATGGCTATAATACAAAGATCAGTTTGTTCCCTGATGGGAGTGGCCTTTTTACAATGCTGGATTATGTGAGCAGTTATAACGCTGAAACGATTATTTGCCTGTTCAGGGATGACCAGATCTATCATCAGCGCAAGCGACTGCATGCTAATGAAGGGATACCCTATGAGCCGGCAAGTCTGCAACTTGCTGATGGTGGTTTTTTGAATATAAAATTGATGGGAGACAGTACAAAAACCGGAGACCAGGGTTCACGAATTGACTACTACCGTATTCATACTTCAGATACAGCCTCTTTATGTATTGGGTTAAAGGATTCATCCACCTCTGTTTATTATTTTAATTTCGAGCCGGTGAACAGGCGAATTAATTCAGTGCTTCCGAATGTCTTCAGGGAAAGTCGGGTTAAGAAATTCGAGCAATGGGACTTTTCGCTTCATCCCGATCCTGCCTGTGTGGTGGTTTCTAATTGCGATACGTTGGTTCTTCGTTCAACTGCTACTACCATATGCCCGGGCAACAATGTTACGATTACTATTGGCAAGAATAAAGCATGCGGTAGTCTTGTTCCTTTGGAATATGACAGCAGTTTTGTGAGCAGTGTAACTAAACTCAATGACAGTACTTACAGCTTTCATTTTAATAAACCGGGTAAAGGATTTATTCGTGCAAGTTTGATGGGCTGTGAGTTAAGAAAGGATTCTGTTTTTGTCGAAGTGCTTCCTGCAGTTTATAAGCTGGATATTGGAGCCGATACAGTGATTTGTCCGGGAAATGAAGTTGTATTGAATGCCGGCGCCGGGTTTGCTTCATATCAATGGCAGGATGGAACAACTGATTCCATTTTTACAGTTGTTACTCCGGGAACATATTATGTAACTGCTATTAATGGATGCGGTACATCTTATTCAGATACGGTTATTGTCAACGATCATCCACCTATTCCTATGAGTATCGGTGCAGATCGAACCAAGTGCAACAATGACACTATTCAACTGAACGGACCATCAGGATTTATTAATTACAGTTGGCTGCCCAATTATCAAGTGAGTTCTACGAATACACAAACTATTATTGTGAATCCCGCAGTTGATACGTCTTACGTGCTGAGAGCCGAGTTAACGCCGGGTTGTTTTGCCTTTGATACAGTTCGGGTAAACGTGTTTCGTTCGCCAGTGATCAGTCTTGGATCTGATACAAGTTTTTGTGCGGGCGATAGTTTGTTGTTGAATGCGGGCAGCGGATTTGTACAATACAATTGGAATAATGGAAGTAATGCGCAACAAGTAACAGGATATTCAGCGGGTGTTTATTCCGTTGAAGCAATAACAGCAGAAGGTTGTAAATCATTTGATACGCTGCGCATCGTGAATGTATTTAACAACCCGGTTGTTCGTCTTGATACGGATAACGCTATTTGTGCAGGCAGCAGCAAGCTGTTGGATGCAGGTAGCTTTGCTGCGTATTTGTGGAATGATGGCAGTTCTGCAAGAACCTTAACTGTGAATCAAACAGGAACTTATTCTGTTACCGTAGCTGACAATAATGGTTGCGTAGGATCTGATACAACAAGCATTACTGCATTGCTCCCTCTTCCTGCTGGTTTTTTACCTGCCGACACCTCCATTTGTACCTATGACAAATTAACCTTGAAACCGGAGCAGGGTTTTCGTTCTTATTTGTGGGATAATAATTCCACAAACAGCAATGTTACTATCACCAAGCCGGGATTATATTGGCTTACTGTAACCGATCAGAACGGTTGTGTTGGAAGTGATAGTGTTCTTGTTGCTCCGAAAGATTGCCTGGCTGGGATTTATGTTCCCAATGCGTTTACGCCAAACAACGACAATCTGAATGATGTGATCTACCCCATCATTGGTGGTACTATTGTTCAATACCAATTCAGCATCTTTAACCGTTGGGGGAAATTGGTTTTTACAACAAACGAATTAGGAAAGGGATGGAACGGAATATTCGCAGGTTATCCGCAAGATCCCGGATTGTTTACATGGAAATGTACCTATCAGTTAGAAGGCGATAAACCGCAAGTAGCGAAGGGGTTTGTAATGTTGATTCGTTAA
- a CDS encoding TonB-dependent receptor family protein: MNRILLIFWLAITAIETSAQQDSVKTDSSRLHTKYLADITVVGRNSRADVHFLPEIVGVNINAGKKNSLIVVDNVQGNVVTNTMRQVVAKIPGIQIWESDGSGIQIGIAARGLSPNRSWEFNTRQNGYDIAADPYGYPEAYYNPQLQAVQRIEIIRGHGSLQYGPQFGGMVNYILRNGNEINKPFEFETQQTIGSNGLFNSYNAVGGETKKYHYYGFFDHRNADGYRQNSRYYNNSGFGTFTYRFNDKFSVTAELMRSNMRSQQPGGLTDAQLKQDMKQSFRSRNWFDVTWTTAALISNYKFSETSRLNVKLFAVHGDRNSVGFMPSAGIIVNDTINKTTNQYNTRNLNEDDYRNYGLEVRYLGAYKLGKMNNSFSLGGRLYKGTTLRYAADGKGSTGSDYDMRVSDGIWTRDIDFNTVNAALHAENIFRISEKLIVIPGLRYEYITGQASGRNGFSAGNEVLLQNQKRSRGFVLAGVGAEYHVTSMSELYANITQAYRPVQFADLTAPPTTDEVDQDIKDAKGYNADLGYRGRFGSYLFFDVSAFYLQYNNRIGTIVQQRTDGSFYNYRTNVGNSTSKGIEALLEFSPVKAITEKSTWGDINLFVSYGFTDARYGNFKVITKNSSNQLVESNLQNKKVENAPEHIVRSGLTYSFKGFSFTTQVSYVSEAFADANNTVTATANAQNGIIPAYTVTDLTASYRFNKNLNIKAGINNLTNEKYFTRRAGGYPGPGALPADGRTFFISVGAKF, translated from the coding sequence ATGAACAGGATTCTATTAATTTTTTGGCTGGCAATAACAGCGATAGAAACAAGTGCTCAACAGGACTCAGTAAAAACAGACAGCAGTCGTCTCCATACAAAATACCTGGCAGATATAACAGTGGTAGGCCGTAACAGCCGGGCAGATGTGCATTTCCTGCCTGAAATTGTTGGTGTAAATATCAATGCGGGTAAGAAGAACTCATTAATTGTAGTTGATAATGTGCAGGGAAATGTAGTTACCAACACCATGCGGCAGGTAGTAGCTAAAATTCCCGGTATACAAATTTGGGAAAGTGATGGAAGCGGCATTCAGATCGGTATTGCGGCAAGAGGATTGAGCCCTAACCGAAGCTGGGAGTTTAACACAAGACAAAACGGTTATGATATTGCTGCAGATCCTTACGGTTATCCGGAAGCATACTACAATCCGCAACTACAGGCAGTGCAACGGATTGAAATTATAAGAGGACATGGATCGCTGCAATACGGTCCGCAGTTCGGCGGCATGGTTAATTACATTTTACGAAATGGGAATGAGATCAATAAGCCGTTTGAATTTGAAACACAACAAACTATTGGCAGCAACGGCTTGTTTAATAGTTATAATGCTGTAGGTGGTGAAACAAAGAAGTATCACTACTATGGTTTTTTTGATCACCGAAATGCAGATGGATACAGGCAGAACAGCCGTTACTATAACAACTCCGGTTTTGGAACATTTACCTATCGTTTTAACGATAAGTTTTCGGTTACTGCTGAGTTGATGAGGAGTAACATGCGTAGCCAGCAACCCGGAGGTTTAACCGATGCGCAATTGAAACAAGACATGAAACAAAGTTTCAGAAGCCGTAACTGGTTTGACGTAACCTGGACAACTGCCGCACTCATCAGCAATTATAAATTCAGCGAAACATCACGTTTGAATGTAAAGTTATTTGCTGTACATGGCGACAGGAACAGTGTGGGCTTTATGCCATCTGCAGGAATAATTGTAAACGATACCATCAACAAAACCACCAATCAATACAACACACGTAATCTGAATGAAGATGATTACAGGAATTACGGTTTGGAAGTACGCTACCTCGGCGCCTACAAGCTTGGTAAAATGAACAACTCATTTTCATTGGGCGGGCGTTTATACAAAGGCACAACACTCCGTTATGCAGCTGATGGAAAAGGAAGTACAGGATCAGATTATGATATGAGGGTGAGCGACGGTATCTGGACAAGAGATATTGATTTCAACACGGTAAATGCAGCATTACATGCAGAAAACATTTTCAGAATTTCTGAAAAACTGATCGTTATTCCCGGGTTACGGTATGAATATATTACCGGACAAGCAAGTGGACGTAATGGTTTCAGTGCCGGTAACGAAGTGTTGTTACAGAATCAAAAGCGCAGCCGTGGATTTGTACTGGCTGGTGTAGGGGCAGAATATCATGTTACATCAATGAGCGAACTCTATGCAAATATTACACAAGCTTACCGCCCTGTACAGTTTGCTGATTTAACAGCACCGCCCACAACCGATGAAGTAGACCAGGATATAAAAGATGCGAAGGGTTATAATGCTGATTTAGGCTATCGTGGACGTTTTGGTTCCTATCTATTTTTTGACGTAAGTGCATTTTACCTGCAATACAATAACCGAATCGGCACTATTGTTCAGCAACGTACCGATGGTAGTTTTTATAACTATCGCACCAATGTTGGTAACAGCACAAGCAAAGGAATTGAGGCTCTGCTGGAATTCAGCCCGGTAAAAGCAATTACAGAGAAATCAACATGGGGCGATATTAACCTGTTTGTTTCTTATGGTTTCACAGATGCCCGTTATGGAAATTTTAAAGTGATCACAAAAAACAGCAGCAACCAGTTGGTTGAAAGCAATCTGCAGAATAAGAAAGTGGAAAACGCACCGGAGCATATTGTACGAAGTGGTTTAACTTATTCGTTCAAAGGATTTTCCTTCACCACACAAGTAAGCTATGTAAGTGAAGCATTTGCAGATGCAAACAATACAGTTACAGCAACAGCAAATGCGCAAAACGGAATTATTCCTGCATATACTGTTACTGATTTAACGGCGTCGTATCGCTTCAATAAAAATCTAAACATCAAAGCAGGTATTAATAATCTTACGAATGAAAAATATTTCACTCGCAGGGCGGGTGGTTATCCGGGACCGGGAGCATTGCCGGCAGATGGAAGGACATTCTTTATCAGTGTTGGAGCAAAATTCTAA
- a CDS encoding outer membrane protein assembly factor BamB family protein codes for MKPVNHLYILSKGRVAAVNKKDGAISWEIKLKEYLANSNGYNYGQISAEGDKLFIASSGILFCLRAKDGSLVWVNELKGWGYNFISMAGVANEPVAAAAAATQAAVTAAIITSGT; via the coding sequence ATGAAGCCTGTCAATCATCTGTACATTCTGTCGAAAGGAAGAGTAGCTGCTGTCAATAAAAAAGATGGGGCCATCAGTTGGGAAATTAAACTGAAAGAATACCTTGCTAACAGCAATGGCTATAACTACGGACAAATTTCTGCTGAAGGCGATAAACTCTTTATAGCCTCCTCTGGTATCTTGTTTTGCTTACGTGCAAAAGATGGCTCACTGGTATGGGTAAACGAACTGAAAGGATGGGGTTACAACTTTATTAGTATGGCAGGCGTTGCAAACGAACCGGTTGCTGCTGCGGCAGCTGCAACACAGGCCGCTGTAACCGCTGCTATAATCACAAGCGGAACGTAA